One window of the Archangium primigenium genome contains the following:
- a CDS encoding cytochrome c maturation protein CcmE: MTTTPQTRNRLIAVAALLVAGAGLALVAFGNIGENLVYYWRPSEMLAQGDKAYGPIIRLGGQVQPGSIQWDEQHTTLHFRVMDSEQPDAAHVLVRTSEVPPQMFRERIGVVVEGTYDKSQTFQGSRLMVNHSNEYRAPKTDEDVKKMFEEMQKQETTTTASARSP; this comes from the coding sequence ATGACGACGACTCCGCAGACGCGCAACCGCCTCATCGCCGTGGCGGCCCTGCTGGTGGCCGGTGCCGGCCTCGCCCTGGTGGCCTTCGGCAACATCGGCGAGAACCTCGTCTACTACTGGCGGCCCTCGGAGATGCTGGCCCAGGGCGACAAGGCCTACGGCCCCATCATCCGCCTGGGCGGCCAGGTGCAGCCGGGCAGCATCCAGTGGGACGAGCAGCACACCACCCTGCACTTCCGCGTCATGGACAGCGAGCAGCCCGACGCGGCGCACGTGCTCGTGCGCACGAGCGAGGTGCCGCCGCAGATGTTCCGCGAGCGCATCGGCGTGGTGGTGGAGGGCACCTACGACAAGTCCCAGACGTTCCAGGGCAGCCGGCTCATGGTGAACCACTCCAACGAGTACCGCGCGCCCAAGACGGACGAGGACGTGAAGAAGATGTTCGAGGAGATGCAGAAGCAGGAGACGACCACCACCGCCTCGGCGAGGAGCCCGTGA
- a CDS encoding cytochrome c biogenesis protein, translating into MHTVLQVLSAAAALASVGLGIFLGVKWAPPGSRYNGRPLLWGMTGVALALLALGSWMGLAWTPPEREMGQVYRIIYVHVPAMWMSLLALVLNFCFCVAYLFKSSWKKDAMAEASAEVGLLFGTYGLVLGSIWGKPTWGVYWDWDPRLTAMAIMLVTYVGYTALRRFVEDPEKRAVWSAVVGIISGINTPIVWQSVKWWRSLHQVQSTPKTVDPDMVLALRVNAWASLILLTLFLLHRYRIALATREAEVALPDALPPDASGSPKVSPPRGTPTEVV; encoded by the coding sequence ATGCACACGGTGCTTCAGGTGCTTTCGGCGGCGGCGGCGCTCGCGTCGGTCGGTCTGGGAATCTTCCTGGGCGTGAAATGGGCGCCCCCCGGCTCGCGCTACAACGGCCGGCCGCTGCTCTGGGGCATGACGGGCGTGGCCCTGGCCCTGCTGGCGCTCGGCTCGTGGATGGGCCTGGCCTGGACGCCGCCCGAGCGGGAGATGGGCCAAGTCTACCGCATCATCTACGTGCACGTGCCGGCCATGTGGATGAGCCTCCTGGCGCTGGTGCTCAACTTCTGCTTCTGCGTGGCGTACCTCTTCAAGTCGAGCTGGAAGAAGGACGCCATGGCCGAGGCCTCCGCCGAGGTGGGCCTCCTGTTCGGCACCTATGGCCTGGTGCTCGGCTCCATCTGGGGCAAGCCCACCTGGGGCGTGTACTGGGACTGGGATCCGCGGCTGACGGCCATGGCCATCATGCTGGTGACGTACGTGGGCTACACGGCGCTGCGCCGCTTCGTGGAGGATCCGGAGAAGCGCGCGGTGTGGAGCGCCGTGGTGGGCATCATCTCGGGCATCAACACGCCCATCGTCTGGCAGTCGGTGAAGTGGTGGCGCAGCCTGCACCAGGTGCAGTCCACGCCCAAGACGGTGGATCCGGACATGGTGCTCGCGCTGCGGGTGAACGCCTGGGCCTCGCTCATCCTGCTCACGCTCTTCCTCCTGCACCGCTACCGCATCGCCCTGGCCACGCGCGAGGCCGAGGTGGCCCTGCCCGACGCCCTGCCCCCCGATGCGTCCGGGTCTCCCAAGGTCTCCCCGCCGCGCGGCACCCCCACGGAGGTCGTCTGA
- a CDS encoding heme exporter protein CcmB, translated as MSDFRRISLPRAVGVLLAKDLLIEWRTRARLNALIFFALATLLLFSFAVGPDTRLLARNAGGYLWLALLFASVLALGESFRVEQENLTLDGLRLAPTDARAIFLSKALGNTLLLVALGVLLVPVMVALYGVELVMGPVPLATTLVLGCMGISAPGTVYSAIASNARARDVLLPLLLFPLIIPALLAAAKATQLVLQGDPMQQLGSWFGLLSGFNLIYWGLGFALFPRVIED; from the coding sequence ATGAGCGACTTCCGGCGCATCTCCCTGCCGCGGGCCGTGGGTGTTTTGCTCGCCAAGGACCTGCTCATCGAGTGGCGCACGCGCGCCCGGCTCAACGCGCTCATCTTCTTCGCCCTGGCCACGCTGCTGCTCTTCTCCTTCGCGGTGGGGCCGGACACACGGCTGCTGGCGCGCAACGCGGGGGGCTACCTGTGGCTCGCCCTCCTGTTCGCCAGCGTGCTCGCCCTGGGGGAGTCCTTCCGGGTGGAGCAGGAGAACCTCACCCTGGACGGGCTGCGGCTCGCGCCGACGGACGCGCGGGCCATCTTCCTGTCCAAGGCCCTGGGCAACACCCTCTTGCTCGTGGCGCTGGGCGTCTTGCTGGTGCCCGTCATGGTGGCGCTCTACGGGGTGGAGCTGGTCATGGGGCCTGTCCCCCTGGCGACCACCCTGGTGCTCGGCTGCATGGGAATCAGCGCGCCGGGCACGGTGTACTCGGCCATCGCGAGCAACGCGCGGGCACGGGACGTGCTGCTTCCGTTGTTGCTGTTCCCGCTCATCATCCCGGCGCTCCTGGCGGCGGCCAAGGCGACCCAGCTCGTGCTGCAAGGCGACCCCATGCAGCAGCTGGGCTCATGGTTCGGGCTCCTGTCGGGATTCAATCTGATTTACTGGGGACTGGGCTTCGCGCTCTTCCCCCGCGTCATCGAGGACTAG
- the ccmA gene encoding heme ABC exporter ATP-binding protein CcmA produces MDASPAPPPALAFHDVSKRYGRHWALARLSYSLPQGRSLLLTGHNGSGKTTLLRLVATALSPTHGRVEVRGRDCVQEREQVRREVALLSHASFLYEDLTAQQNLVVLARLLGVASPADVAEGLLGKVGLTQRTERPVRQFSAGMRKRLAIARLLLKKPAVALLDEPFGELDPAGIAAMEAIIGELKTSGVTVVLATHLIEQGLSLCEERLHLSDGRAVAA; encoded by the coding sequence ATGGATGCTTCTCCCGCGCCGCCCCCCGCGCTCGCCTTCCATGACGTCAGCAAGCGCTATGGCCGCCATTGGGCCCTGGCGCGCTTGAGCTACTCCCTGCCCCAGGGGCGCTCGTTGCTGCTCACCGGGCACAACGGCTCCGGGAAGACGACGCTCCTGCGGCTGGTGGCCACGGCGCTCTCCCCCACCCATGGCCGGGTGGAGGTGCGTGGGCGAGACTGTGTGCAGGAGCGCGAGCAGGTGCGCCGCGAGGTGGCGCTGCTGTCCCACGCGAGCTTCCTTTATGAGGACCTGACGGCGCAGCAGAACCTGGTGGTGCTGGCGCGGCTGTTGGGCGTGGCGTCTCCGGCGGACGTGGCCGAGGGCCTGCTCGGCAAGGTGGGGCTGACGCAGCGCACGGAACGCCCCGTGCGGCAGTTCTCCGCGGGCATGCGCAAGCGCCTGGCCATCGCGCGACTGCTGCTCAAGAAGCCCGCGGTGGCGCTGCTGGACGAGCCCTTCGGGGAGCTGGATCCCGCCGGCATCGCGGCCATGGAGGCCATCATCGGCGAGCTGAAGACATCGGGCGTCACCGTGGTGCTCGCCACCCACCTCATCGAACAGGGCCTGAGCCTGTGCGAGGAGCGCCTCCACCTGTCGGACGGCCGGGCGGTGGCGGCATGA
- a CDS encoding polysaccharide deacetylase family protein, producing MDMRGVVRRAMKSAAAGVLHHSGLRKALASYRRHQSGGRRVLIVSYHRVVEDFFGELQRSIPGLLISQETFRRHLEGLSAAGYKFATIGEALDVMSGAKTAHDDLCVVTFDDGYRDVYRYAYPVLKEMGVPAITYLPSNLIGTDFRFNHDRLFHLVHQVQAQGFQPMFDVLEEPAASLMTEVMSGRKRLSAALDDFIGHHSSATLVDTIHALEARLGPDVPKLPEQGDLMNWDEVREMARDGFEFGAHTLGHVVLTHEPLDVVEREVRESKAIIERELGTPVRDFAYCNGWYSDDVIDVLMRNGFRSAVTTEDMSNRIGGNPFTLKRKVLWENFSVGVTGSYSPSLTVCQLDDCFGTLGMREPVLGRRPQRTEKDKDALSPPPSPIIQEGVAW from the coding sequence ATGGACATGCGAGGCGTGGTGCGGCGGGCGATGAAGTCGGCGGCGGCGGGGGTGCTCCACCACAGTGGATTGCGCAAGGCCCTGGCCTCCTACAGGCGGCACCAGTCGGGTGGCCGCCGGGTGCTCATCGTCAGTTATCACCGGGTGGTGGAGGACTTCTTCGGGGAGCTGCAGCGCTCCATCCCCGGCCTGCTCATCTCCCAGGAGACGTTCCGTCGGCACCTGGAGGGCCTGTCCGCGGCGGGCTACAAGTTCGCCACGATCGGCGAGGCGCTGGACGTGATGTCCGGGGCGAAGACGGCCCACGACGACCTGTGCGTGGTGACGTTCGATGACGGCTACCGGGACGTGTACCGCTACGCCTACCCGGTCCTCAAGGAGATGGGCGTGCCGGCCATCACCTACCTGCCCTCGAACCTCATCGGCACGGACTTCCGCTTCAACCACGACCGGCTCTTCCACCTGGTGCACCAGGTGCAGGCGCAGGGCTTCCAGCCGATGTTCGACGTGCTGGAGGAGCCCGCGGCCAGCCTGATGACGGAGGTGATGTCCGGGCGCAAGCGCCTGTCCGCCGCGCTCGACGACTTCATCGGCCATCACTCCTCGGCCACGCTCGTGGACACCATCCACGCGCTGGAGGCGCGCCTGGGCCCCGACGTGCCCAAGCTGCCCGAGCAGGGAGACCTGATGAACTGGGACGAGGTGCGCGAGATGGCCCGGGACGGGTTCGAGTTCGGCGCGCACACGCTCGGCCACGTGGTGCTCACCCACGAGCCCCTGGACGTGGTGGAGCGCGAGGTGCGTGAGTCCAAGGCCATCATCGAGCGCGAGCTGGGCACGCCCGTGCGCGACTTCGCCTACTGCAACGGCTGGTACTCGGACGACGTCATCGACGTGCTCATGCGCAACGGCTTCCGCTCGGCCGTCACCACCGAGGACATGTCCAACCGCATCGGCGGCAACCCCTTCACCCTCAAGCGCAAGGTGCTCTGGGAGAACTTCAGCGTGGGGGTGACGGGCAGCTACTCGCCGAGCCTCACCGTGTGCCAGCTGGACGACTGCTTCGGCACCCTGGGCATGCGCGAGCCGGTGCTCGGCCGCCGCCCGCAGCGCACGGAGAAGGACAAGGACGCGCTCTCGCCGCCGCCCAGCCCCATCATCCAGGAAGGGGTCGCCTGGTGA